Proteins encoded together in one Planctomycetia bacterium window:
- a CDS encoding cytochrome c oxidase assembly protein has protein sequence MSPTLDAFLRSWPWNPWLAAAMLLNAGLYLRGWRVLRRRDPRRWTFGRLTAFFGGLAAIYLALASPVEPFAALLLQVHMVQHLLLMMVAPPLLWLGAPLLPIVRGLPEPVRTYWAAPLLRHRGLRRLFSKLVSPWIAGPAYVATTWFWHFPRSYELALSRDDWHFAEHVCFILSALFFWYPIVRPYPSRPRWSTWLLLPYLLLADIQNTVLAAWLTFSDKVLYPYYEQVPRIAGISALEDQATAGVLMWVPGSVAFLLPLFWIGLRLLFPTSPASKSRLQLPILHVPPATPLDLLRIPFLGSLLRRRATRRAAQAALAFLAITVIYEGLYGPQIGPMNLAGVLPWIHWRGVLILGLLIVGNVFCFACPFTLPRALARRLLPNGRTWPRYLRSKWLAVGLTLLFLWSYEAFALWDSPWLTAWIALAYFVGAFVIDSWFRGAPFCKYVCPIGQFNFVQSLVSPLEVTVREPSLCHSCRTHDCIRGNDAAGGCELHLFQPRKIGNLDCTFCLDCVRACPHENVGILATVPGRTLWSDPLRSGIGRLSHRPDLATLVLVLVFGAFANAGGMVAPVVEWQDRLRDSLRGVSQLLATSVYYLVALIAIPSGLVVGAAMLSRTLSRSKESIPTLIVRYSYAFVPIGFGMWLAHYSFHFFTSYDTIIPTTQRFAAGIGWFNFGEPQWQYSCCRPAVAWIPQLETLMLDCGWLLSLYTGLRITEAHATDNNRATQTIKAFAPWALLISLLFLVGVWIIFQPMQMRGTLPAGG, from the coding sequence ATGAGCCCGACGCTCGATGCTTTTCTTCGTTCATGGCCGTGGAATCCGTGGCTCGCGGCCGCGATGTTGCTGAATGCCGGGCTCTATCTTCGCGGTTGGCGCGTGCTGCGCCGTCGCGATCCGCGCCGCTGGACTTTCGGACGGCTCACAGCCTTCTTCGGCGGGCTTGCGGCGATCTACCTCGCGCTCGCTTCGCCGGTCGAACCGTTTGCGGCGCTGTTGTTGCAAGTTCACATGGTGCAGCACCTGCTGCTGATGATGGTGGCTCCGCCGCTCCTTTGGCTCGGTGCGCCGTTGCTGCCCATCGTGCGCGGTCTGCCGGAGCCTGTGCGCACGTACTGGGCGGCGCCGTTGCTGCGTCACCGGGGGTTGCGACGCTTGTTCTCGAAGTTGGTTTCGCCGTGGATCGCCGGGCCGGCGTACGTTGCGACAACTTGGTTCTGGCACTTTCCACGTAGCTACGAGTTGGCTTTAAGTCGCGATGATTGGCATTTCGCCGAGCACGTTTGCTTCATCTTGAGTGCGCTGTTTTTTTGGTATCCGATCGTGCGACCTTATCCCAGTCGGCCGCGCTGGTCGACTTGGCTGCTGCTGCCGTATCTGCTCTTGGCCGATATTCAAAATACGGTGCTTGCGGCATGGCTCACTTTTTCCGACAAGGTGCTCTATCCCTACTACGAGCAAGTGCCGCGTATCGCCGGCATCTCGGCGCTCGAAGATCAAGCAACGGCCGGGGTGCTCATGTGGGTGCCGGGCTCCGTCGCTTTTCTGTTGCCGTTGTTCTGGATCGGACTACGGCTGCTCTTTCCGACATCGCCCGCATCAAAATCGCGACTGCAACTTCCGATTCTCCACGTGCCGCCGGCAACGCCGCTGGATCTGCTGCGCATACCATTTCTAGGTTCGTTATTGCGTCGACGAGCGACGCGCCGCGCCGCGCAAGCGGCATTAGCTTTTTTAGCGATCACGGTTATCTACGAGGGGCTCTACGGTCCGCAAATCGGGCCGATGAACTTGGCCGGCGTGTTGCCGTGGATTCATTGGCGCGGCGTTTTGATTCTCGGTTTGCTCATCGTCGGCAACGTATTTTGTTTCGCGTGTCCTTTCACGTTGCCACGAGCGCTGGCTCGGCGACTACTGCCGAACGGTCGAACCTGGCCGCGCTACTTGCGCAGTAAATGGCTTGCCGTCGGGCTCACTCTGTTGTTCTTATGGAGCTACGAGGCATTCGCCTTATGGGACAGCCCCTGGCTCACGGCCTGGATCGCGCTTGCCTACTTCGTCGGAGCGTTCGTCATCGACTCCTGGTTTCGAGGAGCGCCGTTTTGCAAGTACGTTTGCCCGATCGGTCAGTTCAACTTCGTGCAATCGCTCGTCTCGCCGCTCGAAGTAACTGTTCGTGAGCCGTCGCTGTGCCATTCTTGCCGCACGCACGACTGCATTCGGGGCAACGATGCCGCCGGGGGTTGCGAGTTGCACTTGTTTCAGCCACGAAAGATCGGAAATCTCGATTGCACGTTCTGCCTCGACTGCGTGCGCGCTTGCCCCCACGAGAATGTCGGGATCTTAGCCACCGTTCCAGGCCGAACGCTCTGGAGCGATCCGCTTCGTTCGGGCATCGGCCGACTTAGCCATCGGCCCGACCTTGCAACCCTCGTGCTGGTGCTCGTGTTCGGCGCGTTCGCCAATGCCGGGGGAATGGTGGCGCCGGTGGTCGAATGGCAAGACCGGTTGCGCGACTCTCTCCGCGGCGTTTCGCAATTGCTTGCGACGAGCGTTTACTATCTGGTGGCACTCATCGCCATACCGTCAGGGCTCGTCGTCGGTGCGGCTATGCTAAGCCGCACGCTGAGTCGATCGAAGGAAAGTATCCCGACCCTCATCGTTCGCTATTCGTATGCGTTTGTTCCGATCGGGTTCGGGATGTGGCTGGCACACTATAGTTTTCACTTCTTCACCAGCTACGACACGATCATTCCCACGACGCAGCGTTTCGCCGCAGGCATCGGCTGGTTCAACTTCGGCGAACCTCAGTGGCAATACTCTTGCTGCCGGCCGGCCGTGGCGTGGATTCCGCAACTGGAAACGCTCATGCTCGATTGCGGCTGGCTGCTTTCGCTTTACACAGGCCTGCGCATCACCGAGGCTCATGCGACTGATAACAACCGCGCCACGCAAACCATCAAGGCATTCGCGCCTTGGGCGCTGCTGATCTCGCTATTATTCTTGGTAGGTGTGTGGATTATCTTTCAGCCGATGCAGATGCGCGGCACGCTTCCGGCCGGCGGCTAG
- a CDS encoding SDR family oxidoreductase, with protein sequence MDRKVAIVTGAGSGIGRAAALALFREGYCVALAGRRAEALAGSIALAATSTTTAKDIERLLAIPTDVTEPTEVRTLFEQTVARFGRVDLLFNNAGTGAPPIPLDELTIEQWRRVVDVNLTGPFLCTREAFRVMKAQSPCGGRIINNGSISAHTPRPNSAPYTATKHAITGLTKSTALDGRKWNIACGQIDIGNAATEMTARMSGGVLQADGRTAPEPTMNVDNVARSIVYMAGLPLDANALFLTVMATQMPFVGRG encoded by the coding sequence ATGGATCGAAAAGTTGCGATCGTCACCGGCGCGGGCTCCGGAATCGGCCGTGCCGCGGCGCTGGCATTGTTTCGCGAAGGTTATTGCGTGGCCCTCGCCGGACGCCGGGCCGAAGCGCTGGCGGGAAGCATCGCACTGGCCGCAACGTCGACCACGACGGCGAAAGACATCGAACGCCTCTTGGCGATTCCGACCGACGTTACCGAACCCACCGAAGTTCGAACATTGTTCGAGCAAACGGTCGCGCGTTTCGGTCGCGTCGATCTGCTGTTTAACAACGCGGGGACCGGTGCTCCCCCGATACCGCTCGATGAGTTGACGATCGAGCAATGGCGGCGCGTCGTCGACGTCAACCTTACGGGCCCGTTCCTTTGTACTCGCGAGGCGTTTCGCGTGATGAAGGCGCAATCGCCATGCGGCGGGCGGATCATCAACAACGGTTCGATCTCGGCCCATACTCCGCGTCCTAACTCCGCGCCTTACACCGCGACCAAGCACGCGATCACGGGCCTCACCAAATCGACGGCGCTCGACGGCCGAAAGTGGAACATCGCGTGCGGCCAGATCGACATCGGCAACGCCGCTACGGAAATGACCGCTCGCATGAGCGGCGGAGTGTTGCAAGCCGATGGCCGCACCGCTCCGGAGCCGACGATGAACGTCGACAACGTGGCCCGTTCGATCGTTTACATGGCCGGCCTTCCGCTCGACGCGAATGCGTTGTTCCTTACGGTCATGGCTACGCAAATGCCGTTTGTCGGCCGCGGATAA
- a CDS encoding primary-amine oxidase: MNHEPDRDRSLDGILSRRTFFRGSLLAAGALALTELNEDSTHAADEAIKPTNTKPSNPHPLDPLSPTEIGRAVEIVRASYPTPKDLRFVTVTLREPSKQIVREHGPKKAIPREAFLILLDTSIGKAMEAIVDLRQEKLVSFDKLPHAVQPPIMADEFAECEEAVKRSPEFLAALKKRGIDDVKLVMVDPWSAGIYGTELPEDAGKRLSRALCWVRSEVNDNGYARPLDGVIAVVDLNKMEVLRIEDYGVVPLPPESGNWAREYLRDVRQDLKPLEITQPQGPSFTVDGYEVAWQKWKFRIGFTPREGLVLHTLSYADGDRERAILARASVCEMVVPYGDPAERHFRKNAFDIGEYGIGTMANSLQLGCDCLGSMRYFDAHMTDSRGQPLTIKNAICLHEEDSGLLWKHTDWRTGSSETRRSRRLSASFIATVGNYEYGFFWYLYQDGSLQCEVKLTGIMNTTALKPGEQPEYGVEIAPQLNAPFHQHVFAARLDMSIDGAENSVYEVNAVRIPRGSDNPHGNAFRAEETLLKTEQQAKRMVNGAAGRFWRIVNPGKKNRLGRSVGYRLVTGENCPILVQPDAAVMKRAGFLASNLWVTPYRTEERYPSGEYPNQNPGGDGLPKWTANDRQIENTDLVVWYVFGHNHVPRPEDWPVMPVSTIGFMLKPDGFFERNPAMDVPSPTK; this comes from the coding sequence ATGAACCACGAACCGGATCGCGATCGCTCGCTCGATGGCATTCTTTCTCGCCGGACTTTCTTTCGCGGTTCCTTGCTAGCCGCCGGAGCGTTAGCGCTCACGGAGTTGAACGAAGATTCTACGCATGCCGCCGACGAAGCGATAAAGCCTACGAACACGAAGCCGAGCAATCCGCATCCGCTCGACCCGTTGTCGCCGACGGAGATCGGGCGAGCGGTGGAGATCGTACGTGCGAGTTATCCCACACCGAAAGACTTGCGATTCGTCACCGTGACGTTGCGCGAGCCCAGCAAGCAAATCGTCAGGGAGCACGGTCCAAAAAAGGCGATTCCAAGAGAAGCCTTCTTGATCTTGCTCGATACTTCCATCGGGAAAGCGATGGAAGCGATCGTCGACTTGCGACAAGAGAAGCTCGTGTCGTTCGACAAGCTACCCCATGCCGTGCAACCGCCGATCATGGCCGATGAGTTCGCCGAGTGCGAGGAGGCCGTGAAACGCTCGCCCGAGTTTCTCGCGGCTCTCAAGAAACGAGGCATCGACGATGTGAAACTCGTGATGGTCGATCCTTGGTCTGCCGGAATCTACGGCACCGAATTGCCCGAAGACGCAGGCAAGCGTTTATCTCGCGCTCTCTGTTGGGTTCGTTCGGAAGTGAACGACAACGGATATGCTCGGCCGCTGGACGGTGTGATTGCGGTGGTCGATCTCAACAAGATGGAAGTCTTGCGAATTGAAGATTACGGCGTCGTGCCGCTGCCGCCCGAAAGCGGCAACTGGGCGCGCGAATATCTTCGCGACGTGCGACAAGATCTTAAACCGCTGGAGATCACGCAGCCGCAGGGGCCGAGCTTTACGGTCGACGGTTACGAAGTCGCTTGGCAGAAGTGGAAGTTCCGGATCGGCTTCACGCCGCGCGAAGGACTGGTGCTCCACACGCTGAGCTACGCCGACGGCGATCGCGAACGAGCGATCTTGGCTCGCGCGAGCGTTTGCGAAATGGTCGTCCCTTACGGAGATCCCGCCGAACGCCACTTTCGCAAAAACGCTTTCGATATCGGTGAGTACGGTATCGGCACGATGGCGAATTCGCTCCAACTCGGCTGCGATTGCTTAGGCTCGATGCGCTACTTCGACGCACATATGACCGACAGTCGCGGGCAGCCGCTCACGATCAAAAACGCGATCTGCCTGCATGAGGAAGATTCCGGATTGCTATGGAAGCACACCGACTGGCGCACCGGTTCGAGCGAAACTCGCCGCTCGCGACGGCTCTCAGCGTCGTTCATCGCCACGGTCGGCAACTATGAATACGGCTTCTTTTGGTATCTCTATCAAGACGGCTCGCTTCAATGCGAAGTGAAGCTGACGGGAATCATGAACACCACGGCGCTGAAGCCCGGCGAGCAGCCGGAGTACGGCGTCGAGATCGCCCCGCAACTCAATGCCCCCTTTCACCAGCATGTGTTTGCCGCACGACTCGACATGAGCATCGACGGCGCGGAGAACTCGGTATACGAAGTGAACGCGGTTCGCATTCCGCGCGGGTCGGACAACCCGCACGGCAACGCATTTCGCGCCGAAGAAACGCTGCTGAAAACCGAGCAACAAGCGAAGCGGATGGTCAACGGAGCGGCCGGCCGCTTCTGGCGAATCGTCAATCCCGGCAAGAAGAATCGCCTAGGGCGTTCGGTCGGCTATCGCTTGGTGACGGGCGAGAATTGCCCGATCTTGGTACAGCCCGATGCCGCCGTGATGAAACGGGCGGGCTTTCTCGCCAGCAATCTGTGGGTCACTCCCTATCGAACGGAAGAACGTTATCCTTCTGGCGAGTATCCCAATCAAAATCCCGGCGGCGACGGGCTCCCGAAATGGACCGCGAACGATCGGCAGATCGAAAACACCGACCTCGTCGTGTGGTACGTGTTCGGGCACAACCACGTTCCTCGTCCCGAAGATTGGCCCGTCATGCCGGTCTCGACGATCGGCTTCATGCTCAAGCCCGATGGATTCTTCGAGCGCAATCCGGCCATGGACGTTCCTTCTCCGACGAAGTAA
- a CDS encoding class A beta-lactamase-related serine hydrolase produces MIGLGALTACGFAASELPADDTAVPKPGLEKELAQLEETWAGSFSIEAQRLDAPGHFALRPNTILPTASTCKLFVLCELFRQAEAGIVDLNAPLTWKPEHHRTGDGVLRAMIPGQELSAHNMAILMTVLSDNIATAVLVDLLGPDNIGRSMKTWKLDDSDFFEGLPAGSRAAQMKQPVSTAHDLCSLITRIYRKDILTAKSCEEIIRILRAQRCNDMLARYIPVGEDWGNAPTWIANKTGYGECRVEVGIVKSAVLTMSLSVFFKPHKSPPHRLKSMSDYPPVLAVAHACQAVYEHFATA; encoded by the coding sequence GTGATCGGTCTCGGTGCGCTGACCGCCTGCGGATTTGCGGCAAGCGAGCTGCCGGCCGACGACACGGCCGTTCCAAAGCCGGGATTGGAAAAAGAGTTGGCTCAGTTGGAAGAGACCTGGGCCGGAAGCTTTTCGATCGAAGCGCAGCGTCTCGACGCGCCGGGCCATTTCGCACTCCGACCGAACACGATTCTGCCGACCGCCAGCACCTGCAAGCTGTTCGTGCTTTGCGAACTGTTTCGGCAAGCGGAAGCCGGCATCGTCGACCTAAATGCCCCCCTCACATGGAAACCGGAGCATCATCGCACCGGCGACGGGGTGTTGCGGGCGATGATTCCCGGTCAGGAGTTATCGGCTCACAACATGGCGATCCTGATGACGGTCTTGAGCGACAACATCGCAACGGCCGTGCTGGTCGACCTGCTCGGTCCGGACAATATCGGCCGGAGCATGAAGACTTGGAAGCTGGACGACAGCGATTTCTTCGAGGGGCTTCCGGCCGGCTCTCGCGCCGCGCAGATGAAACAGCCCGTTAGCACGGCACACGATCTCTGTTCGCTCATCACGCGGATTTATCGAAAAGACATTTTGACTGCGAAGTCGTGCGAAGAGATTATTCGCATCTTGCGCGCTCAGCGTTGCAACGACATGCTCGCGAGATACATTCCCGTCGGCGAAGACTGGGGCAACGCCCCGACCTGGATTGCGAACAAAACCGGTTACGGCGAGTGCCGCGTGGAAGTCGGCATCGTGAAGAGCGCCGTACTGACGATGTCGCTCAGCGTGTTTTTTAAGCCGCACAAGTCGCCACCGCACCGGCTGAAAAGCATGTCCGATTATCCACCCGTCCTGGCCGTGGCGCATGCCTGCCAAGCGGTGTACGAACACTTTGCAACTGCGTAG